The genome window GCCATCTCGTTTTACGGGGCGGCTCGAACGCGCCGAACTATGACGCGGAAAGTGTTGGCATCGCCGCCAAGGTACTCCAGCAGTCGAACCTGTGCACGCGAATTATGGTCGATTGCAGCCACGGCAACGCGCAGAAAGACTTTCGTAAGCAACCAGCCGCACTGGCCAGCGTAGCCTCGCAAATTCGCGCGGGCAGCCCGTACCTCGCTGGCGTCATGATCGAGAGCAACCTCGTGGCCGGCAAGCAGCCCTTCCCTGCCCCGCGGTCTCAGCTCATCTACGGGCAAAGCATCACCGACCCGTGCGTCGATTTCCCTGTCACCCACACCATGCTACGTGAGTTAGCGGAAGCTGCGGCTGCACGCCCAACACGACGGTTGCACTGAACAGGCAGGAGCCGGACCAGCGTCGGAGATTATCCTTCGGCTTTCCCCGGTATCCGCTCCAAGCAACGCGCGATTTCTTTTCGAAAAAGGGCTAACCGCGCCTTGTCGTCAAGAGCAAGCGCTAGAGTTTCTCCTGCGCGGAACACCGCCAGCGCCTGAGCAAATTGACCTTTGCCAAGGAACACCCCGGCCTTACGAAAGAGGCGGCTGAAACGTTCCGCCGCACTCTTAGGGGTAGCTTCAGCCATTCTTTCCTTCTTTGAGACGACGGCGGCGAGCGGCAAGCACCGACTCGAAGGCAGCATCCAAATCCGGGCGGCCAATCTTGGGCGCGTCGATTTCTTGGAATGGGGGCAAGGCCCGGCGTGGCGGCGCTTCGGGCCGTAGATTCAGCACCGTCACCCGCCCGAGTATGAAAAAGATGTCTTTGACTATCAGCTCGCCGAGTTGCCGATTCACGGAGTCACGAATCTGCGCTTTGTAGAATTGCATCTCCTGCAAATAGGCGGAATTAGAGACCGTAACAAAGAGCCGTCCACGCTGAATTTTGCTGGGTTGCGCCTTACGCGCCACCACATGACCCACGGCGGCTTCCCACACTTCCCAGACACGATACTCACGGAATCGTTCTCCGCTGGCAAGATTGGGCAAAAGCGCCGCCAGAATATCCGCTGCCGATTTCCACCCTTCAGGTTTTGCCATAGTCAGAGATCTTAAAAGACCTGGCAAGAAAAAAGAAGAGTCTTTCCGCACACAAGCACTAGCGCTGATCGCGGCTTGACAGCCCCATATATTGTGTGTAATCCGAATTTCACGACAACATCTTGTGGAAGAGGAGGAGGGGACCATGGCAGAGAAACTGCGAAGAAAAATGGGGACGGACACCGGCCACACGGCCAAAATCGAGGCGGCTCCATCCCTCGGTAAGCGTAAAGGCGTCACCATGAAGCGCTACTTCACCCAGCTCGGCGTGCATCCATACACAGAAGTGGAATGGGAGAAACGCAGCGCTGTCATTTCCGGCGAAAAAGGCGAGGTTGTCTTTGAACAACACGAGGTAGAAATTCCGAAACCCTGGTCCCAGCTTGCCACCAATGTCGTGGTCTCGAAATATTTTCGCGGTGCCCTCGGCACTCCGCAGCGGGAACAGAGCGTCAAGCAGTTGATTAGTCGCGTCGTCGACACCATCGCCGGGTGGGGCCGAAAAGACGGCTATTTCGTCACGGAAGCGGACGCCCAAACCTTCTCGGACGAGTTGACGCATCTCCTCGTCCAGCAAAAACTGGCCTTCAACAGCCCAGTCTGGTTCAACGTCGGCGTCGAAGAGCGCCCCCAGTGCTCGGCCTGCTTCATTCTTTCGGTCGAGGATCGGATGGAATCCATCCTCGATTGGTACCGGAAAGAAGGCATCATTTTCAAAGGCGGGTCCGGCTCGGGCGTGAACTTGTCGCAAATCCGTTCGTCGAAGGAACGCCTCGCCGGCGGGGGGACCGCCTCCGGCCCCGTGTCGTTCATGCGCGCGGCGGACGCTTCCGCCGGAGTGATTAAGTCCGGGGGCAAAACCCGACGCGCGGCCAAGATGGTCGTCCTTAACGCCGACCACCCGGACATTCTGGAATTCATTCAGTGCAAAGTCGAAGAAGAAAAAAAGGCCTGGGCGTTGATCGAGGCCGGGTACGATGCCTCCATCGACGGCGCAGCCTACAGCTCGATCTTTTTTCAGAATGCCAACAACTCCGTGCGCGTGACGGACGAGTTCATGCGGGCGGTCATCGAGAACGGCCCCTGGTCCACGCGCTATGTCACTTCCGGCCAGGTCAGCGAGACCCTGCCAGCGCGGGAACTGCTGTACAAGCTGGCGGAGGCCACGTGGCAGTGCGGCGACCCAGGCATGCAGTACGACACCACGATTAACTCGTGGCACACCTGCGCCACCACCGGGCGTATCAACGCCTCCAACCCCTGCTCCGAGTACATGCATCTGGACAACAGTGCCTGTAATCTCGCCTCGTTGAATCTTCTGAGGTTCGTGCGCGACGATGGGGGATTCGATACGGCAGCGTTCAAGCACGCCGTCGATATCGGCATCACGGCGCAAGATATTGTTGTCGATAACTCCAGTTATCCCACCCAAGAGATTACCGCCAATGCGCATGCGTTTCGCGAGCTGGGTCTTGGCTATGCCAACCTCGGCGCCCTCCTCATGTCGCTGGGTCTGCCCTACGACTCCGAAGCCGGGCGGCAACATGCCGGGGCCATCACCGCCCTCATGACTGGAGAGGCGTATCTGCAATCCGCGCGGATCGCCGAACAAATGGGACCGTTTTCCGGTTACGCCGAGAATCGCGAACCAATGCTCGCTGTGATCGATAAGCATCGCGCCTGCGCCCACAAGCTCGACCCCTCGCTGGTGCCGTTCGATCTGCTGTCCGAAGCCCGCAAAACCTGGGACGAAGCTCTCGCTTACGGACGCAAAGCCGGGTACCGCAATTCGCAAGCCACCGTCCTCGCTCCCACCGGCACGATCGCTTTCATGATGGATTGCGACACCACCGGCGTCGAGCCGGATATCGCGCTGGTCAAATACAAACGATTGGTGGGCGGCGGCTTATTGAAAATCGTCAACAACACCGTCCCCCGAGCGCTCAAACGCCTCGGCTACGATCAAAAAGCCATTCAAGCCATCGTCGAGTACATCGACGAGCACGAGACGATCGAAGGTGCACCACTCTTACGAGACGAACACCTGCCGGTCTTCGATTGCGCTTTCAAGCCGATGCGCGGGAGCCGCTCGATTCATTATCTTGGCCATCTCCACATGATGGGCGCGGCGCAGCCGTTTATTTCCGGCGCCATCTCCAAAACGAT of Deltaproteobacteria bacterium contains these proteins:
- a CDS encoding DUF721 domain-containing protein — protein: MAKPEGWKSAADILAALLPNLASGERFREYRVWEVWEAAVGHVVARKAQPSKIQRGRLFVTVSNSAYLQEMQFYKAQIRDSVNRQLGELIVKDIFFILGRVTVLNLRPEAPPRRALPPFQEIDAPKIGRPDLDAAFESVLAARRRRLKEGKNG
- a CDS encoding vitamin B12-dependent ribonucleotide reductase, whose amino-acid sequence is MGTDTGHTAKIEAAPSLGKRKGVTMKRYFTQLGVHPYTEVEWEKRSAVISGEKGEVVFEQHEVEIPKPWSQLATNVVVSKYFRGALGTPQREQSVKQLISRVVDTIAGWGRKDGYFVTEADAQTFSDELTHLLVQQKLAFNSPVWFNVGVEERPQCSACFILSVEDRMESILDWYRKEGIIFKGGSGSGVNLSQIRSSKERLAGGGTASGPVSFMRAADASAGVIKSGGKTRRAAKMVVLNADHPDILEFIQCKVEEEKKAWALIEAGYDASIDGAAYSSIFFQNANNSVRVTDEFMRAVIENGPWSTRYVTSGQVSETLPARELLYKLAEATWQCGDPGMQYDTTINSWHTCATTGRINASNPCSEYMHLDNSACNLASLNLLRFVRDDGGFDTAAFKHAVDIGITAQDIVVDNSSYPTQEITANAHAFRELGLGYANLGALLMSLGLPYDSEAGRQHAGAITALMTGEAYLQSARIAEQMGPFSGYAENREPMLAVIDKHRACAHKLDPSLVPFDLLSEARKTWDEALAYGRKAGYRNSQATVLAPTGTIAFMMDCDTTGVEPDIALVKYKRLVGGGLLKIVNNTVPRALKRLGYDQKAIQAIVEYIDEHETIEGAPLLRDEHLPVFDCAFKPMRGSRSIHYLGHLHMMGAAQPFISGAISKTINMPTDATVEDIIAAYVEAWRLGLKAVAIYRDGCKRVQPLATGEKKVELQPQPAVGVELAPRRRHLPMERQAICHKFEVAGHEGYIHVGFYEDGTPGEIFIKMAKEGSTISGLMDTIATLTSLALQYGVPLEALVSKFGHVRFEPSGFTKNPDIPYAKSLTDYIFRFLGSRFLPTELKQSVGLIETNETTLDGGIHRQESAAVPLATRQTAPAVTAPVAALHAGGNGVAYQNGVTTWRAQADAPSCADCGSIMIRNGSCYKCLNCGATSGCS